From a region of the Buttiauxella agrestis genome:
- a CDS encoding VasL domain-containing protein: MFHSAERHLKTGSDPRTLPDFSELRDELAKLSHPARPDVNWQYVEKLALNLFDTNGVELQTAAWFTLARTNLAGIQGFNEGMAILDVLIRYQWSAMWPASAHARIEILSSLSKRLQQIFRTLSFHRVDLPALYQSEKLLSSTGEALQRLELHNAAGTDVLRQILKNTVVRLENSDASSDQLESHRTDVTLPVRAEDLAAEVNNSPRWVYVVDTQPTVNVEVRQKPTPRIAPGLAFLSGLLTAGVLSLVAFKFIPTLLSHPEEEAVMSSLTALPTSLPLPVADQLRNDSPAWLANRDSYAKTLKTRLDELITIPPYWPLQYGSQLVEQTRHLYPDTELSKTVSKDWQSKLAANSLPAASISGWYQGVTDLQKLQDRLNHLDEKKGKYMTVSELKTAVFSISKSFNDSIPAEELIRQLQKSSVNQPVSRDLQNRADLQLRQLNNSYMLVTTRNRE; encoded by the coding sequence ATGTTCCATTCAGCCGAACGCCACCTTAAGACTGGAAGCGATCCCCGCACACTGCCAGATTTCTCAGAATTACGTGATGAACTCGCAAAACTATCCCATCCCGCTCGTCCAGACGTGAACTGGCAGTATGTTGAAAAACTGGCATTAAATCTGTTCGATACCAATGGTGTCGAACTCCAGACGGCGGCATGGTTTACCCTGGCAAGAACAAACCTGGCAGGTATACAGGGTTTCAATGAAGGCATGGCGATTCTTGATGTCCTGATACGTTATCAGTGGTCAGCTATGTGGCCTGCCTCGGCACATGCCCGTATAGAGATACTCAGTAGCCTGAGTAAACGTCTCCAGCAGATATTCCGGACACTATCATTTCACAGAGTCGATTTACCAGCCCTGTACCAGAGCGAAAAATTACTGAGCTCCACAGGTGAAGCCTTACAACGTCTGGAGCTGCACAACGCAGCCGGGACGGACGTGCTACGGCAAATATTGAAAAATACCGTAGTCAGGCTCGAAAATAGCGATGCTTCCTCAGACCAGTTAGAAAGCCATCGTACTGACGTCACGCTGCCAGTACGGGCAGAGGATCTTGCGGCAGAAGTGAACAACAGTCCACGTTGGGTATATGTTGTAGATACTCAGCCAACGGTTAATGTCGAAGTCAGGCAGAAACCTACCCCCCGAATCGCACCCGGTCTGGCATTCCTCAGTGGGTTGCTGACGGCGGGGGTATTGAGCCTGGTCGCGTTTAAATTCATACCGACATTGCTTAGCCATCCCGAGGAAGAGGCGGTGATGTCATCTCTCACAGCTTTACCAACAAGCCTGCCACTTCCGGTTGCTGATCAGCTACGTAATGATTCCCCTGCATGGTTAGCAAACAGGGATAGCTATGCGAAGACATTAAAAACCCGACTGGATGAACTCATCACCATACCTCCTTACTGGCCGTTACAATATGGCTCTCAACTGGTCGAGCAAACTCGCCATCTTTACCCCGATACCGAACTATCAAAAACAGTTTCAAAAGACTGGCAGTCGAAGTTAGCGGCGAATTCTTTGCCTGCTGCCAGTATTAGCGGGTGGTATCAGGGAGTGACTGATCTTCAGAAACTCCAGGACAGACTGAACCATCTGGACGAAAAGAAGGGCAAGTACATGACGGTAAGCGAGCTCAAAACGGCGGTGTTCTCTATATCGAAGTCATTCAATGACAGCATTCCGGCCGAAGAGCTGATAAGGCAATTGCAAAAATCCTCTGTAAACCAGCCAGTGTCCAGAGACTTACAAAACCGGGCAGATTTACAGCTCAGGCAGTTGAACAATTCCTACATGCTTGTCACAACCAGGAACAGGGAATAG
- a CDS encoding S-type pyocin domain-containing protein: MREFNPETLTPWVTPVYAKSCLKEKGCTDGGTNEESADNFGEMTIFAQPVEDDCCGYGHQHEHDDEVVQHAQSAKRRKPGSESAVAPAEASAAPLAIGGGALAARTTAGVMTQVWGEWSLTGVLGAARGIPYVGAMMSALYIPSAGAGSDKVPGRDEYWYEEELRQKALTGAKATTRVRFFWHADDQGNMRVYGVHTGEGTPYEGVRTADMKWVEANNRYEFTPAHGVDGPLITWTPEKPEGSDLPSHTGSDIKPIDQATILVTPIPDGKDEYTTPPFPVPEERDLNDYILVFPADSGIKPIYVYLKDDSRSQPGTATGNGAQIENGKNWLDLSVTNSGEGAKIPAHIADKLRRKKYNTFNELREDIWMEISNDPDLLAQFGEDNQERISGGLAPWVPKDGYYIGPKEVVKKFQIHHDIAIENGGGVYDIDNLRIVTPRLHDEIHYRR, encoded by the coding sequence ATGCGGGAATTTAATCCTGAAACGCTGACGCCATGGGTGACGCCGGTTTATGCCAAATCATGCCTGAAAGAGAAAGGATGTACTGACGGCGGGACAAACGAAGAGTCTGCCGATAACTTTGGTGAGATGACGATCTTTGCCCAACCTGTTGAGGACGACTGCTGCGGTTATGGTCATCAACATGAGCATGATGATGAAGTCGTTCAACATGCTCAGTCTGCTAAACGGCGAAAACCCGGAAGTGAGAGTGCAGTAGCACCGGCTGAAGCTTCAGCCGCACCGCTTGCTATAGGAGGGGGAGCGCTGGCTGCCAGAACAACTGCTGGCGTTATGACTCAGGTATGGGGGGAGTGGTCTCTTACTGGCGTGTTGGGTGCCGCCCGTGGAATTCCATACGTGGGGGCGATGATGTCCGCGCTGTATATCCCGTCAGCGGGGGCAGGAAGCGACAAAGTTCCTGGTCGGGACGAATACTGGTACGAAGAAGAGTTGCGACAAAAAGCGCTAACGGGGGCCAAAGCCACAACCCGGGTCCGCTTTTTCTGGCATGCCGATGACCAGGGCAATATGCGTGTTTACGGCGTCCACACAGGTGAAGGTACGCCGTATGAAGGTGTACGCACGGCCGACATGAAGTGGGTGGAAGCCAACAACCGTTATGAGTTCACACCCGCTCATGGTGTGGATGGCCCACTGATCACCTGGACGCCAGAAAAACCGGAAGGAAGCGACCTTCCATCGCATACTGGCAGCGACATCAAGCCAATAGACCAGGCGACAATACTGGTCACCCCGATCCCGGATGGTAAAGACGAATACACGACCCCGCCATTCCCGGTGCCGGAAGAACGTGATCTTAACGATTATATTCTGGTATTCCCTGCGGACTCCGGGATTAAGCCGATTTATGTTTACCTGAAAGATGATTCACGGAGTCAGCCAGGAACTGCAACAGGCAATGGCGCTCAAATTGAAAATGGGAAAAATTGGCTCGACTTATCAGTTACCAACAGTGGAGAAGGTGCTAAAATTCCGGCTCATATTGCTGATAAATTACGAAGGAAAAAATACAATACCTTCAATGAGTTACGCGAAGATATATGGATGGAAATAAGCAATGACCCAGACCTCTTGGCTCAATTTGGAGAGGATAACCAGGAAAGAATTAGTGGCGGCTTGGCACCATGGGTTCCTAAAGATGGGTATTATATAGGCCCAAAAGAAGTTGTGAAAAAATTCCAGATACACCATGATATTGCGATAGAAAATGGTGGCGGTGTATATGATATTGATAATTTAAGAATAGTAACCCCTCGTTTACATGATGAAATTCATTATAGAAGGTAA
- a CDS encoding bacteriocin immunity protein yields MFEFKNAINDYTEDEFIEFLHEFRRATRKDKSLKGSELDSYLDRLMDHFIKITEHPKQGDLIAYPESPEAREPENIIKSVIEWRKSNGLPLFKDPQ; encoded by the coding sequence ATGTTCGAATTTAAAAATGCAATTAATGATTATACTGAAGATGAATTCATCGAATTTTTACATGAATTTAGGCGAGCAACCAGGAAGGATAAGTCTCTAAAAGGAAGTGAACTAGATTCTTACTTAGATAGACTAATGGACCACTTCATAAAAATAACTGAACATCCTAAACAAGGTGATCTTATTGCATACCCAGAATCACCAGAGGCTAGGGAGCCAGAGAATATAATAAAATCAGTAATAGAATGGCGAAAATCCAATGGATTGCCTTTGTTTAAAGATCCCCAATAA
- the tssG gene encoding type VI secretion system baseplate subunit TssG gives MERISQPARTGLTFALNKDIWRANFYRFCQLLEQESPDSPKLGATSHPANDPVRFRPWPGMGFPVSTLKAVETDEDHPERPPTVRTTFLGMYGVDSPLPGMYLDDIAQRREGHEAVTSFLDIFSHRITTQYYRIWRKYAYPATFEAGGRDATSQCLLGLVGLGIPGTAEHVATPVSRFLALLGTMRLPTRNAEGIRALVSLLAPHTRATITEPDPVKVHINNRSGLGAGNRVQLSQRATLGKTAKEACSRVLVTLVTDDPEEAEGWLPGGHIHTDLLVLMRVYLGYRSDARLRLTVPVRLLPEPRLGKGRRIQLGRTGLLGLRDGKLSDNRETLTVSLGCYEGLQCQVLAPAEDGHYRFD, from the coding sequence ATGGAAAGAATTTCACAGCCAGCACGTACCGGGCTGACATTCGCCCTCAATAAGGACATCTGGCGAGCCAATTTTTACCGTTTCTGCCAGCTGCTGGAGCAGGAAAGTCCTGACTCACCGAAGCTCGGGGCCACCAGCCACCCCGCCAACGATCCGGTGCGTTTTCGCCCCTGGCCGGGGATGGGATTTCCCGTCAGCACGCTCAAGGCGGTAGAGACTGATGAGGATCATCCCGAACGCCCCCCGACCGTGCGTACCACTTTTCTGGGCATGTACGGTGTGGACTCGCCCCTCCCGGGCATGTATCTGGATGATATCGCGCAGCGCCGGGAAGGGCATGAAGCGGTCACCTCGTTTCTGGATATCTTCAGCCACCGTATCACCACGCAGTATTACCGTATCTGGCGCAAGTATGCATACCCGGCCACGTTTGAAGCCGGGGGCCGTGACGCCACTTCCCAGTGCCTGCTGGGGCTGGTGGGTCTCGGTATTCCGGGTACGGCTGAACATGTGGCAACCCCGGTTTCCCGATTCCTGGCGCTGCTGGGCACCATGCGTTTACCGACCCGCAATGCGGAAGGTATCCGGGCACTGGTCAGCCTGCTGGCCCCGCATACCCGGGCGACGATCACCGAACCTGATCCGGTCAAAGTGCATATCAATAACCGCAGTGGGTTAGGGGCTGGAAACCGTGTTCAACTTTCGCAGCGAGCAACACTGGGCAAAACCGCCAAAGAAGCATGCAGCCGGGTGCTGGTGACACTGGTCACGGACGATCCGGAGGAAGCCGAAGGCTGGTTACCTGGCGGTCACATCCATACCGACCTGCTGGTGCTGATGCGTGTGTATCTGGGCTACCGCAGTGATGCGCGGTTACGCCTGACCGTACCGGTGCGACTCCTGCCAGAGCCCCGCCTGGGCAAAGGTCGGCGTATTCAACTGGGGCGCACCGGTCTGCTCGGACTGAGAGACGGCAAACTCAGCGATAACCGTGAAACCCTGACCGTCAGTCTGGGTTGCTATGAAGGGCTGCAATGCCAGGTGCTGGCACCGGCTGAAGACGGTCACTACCGTTTCGATTAA
- the tssA gene encoding type VI secretion system protein TssA, translating into MSSPEALLSACTTHQQDQQNLIARASDALPLWDNWLLPLSPEQETGDDPAYDDSFQLMREEINKLSGTDPERLCELAEKCLCESAKDIRVVTWYIQARLSRDGEKGLAEGLLLMVAMLSRYGKRCHPQRPVARKAALEWLSSTKMLDTLSLWPEVDRDDAALIAGAISLLANAVADWPENEKPSFAGLCTALENRLARSGGMDALIPQNSSAPDSGYESVHSQSPQLTPVKSGRDLLDQAKLLSRWLGEQPQGWLASHRLMKTVRWDTVDQIPPLDSSGRSRLVPPKPEYRAQLKRLYLQKNWAELVEQASQMYCEGVNHFWLDLQWYLWQGLSHAGQPWESWSDSVLLDLRLFLKRMPGLEGLAWNDGTPFADEVTTGWIAEKVNEETRMFGDEPATVVNGQGDDVLLLESEAMEKGDSEGPESALAWLQSRPGLDTPRQRWLVRLLMARVAEQYGRNEMALHLLGELTASAPQLTLGDWEPGLLFEVQARRLKLLRMKAGRSESDKTRLMPEMDTLLAGLIAIDPARAMVLCG; encoded by the coding sequence CACGACCCATCAGCAAGATCAGCAAAACCTCATTGCCCGGGCATCCGATGCTCTCCCTCTCTGGGATAACTGGTTGTTGCCACTCAGTCCTGAGCAGGAAACCGGAGACGACCCGGCATATGACGACAGCTTCCAGCTGATGCGCGAAGAGATTAATAAGCTCTCCGGTACTGACCCGGAGCGACTCTGTGAACTGGCGGAAAAGTGTCTTTGTGAAAGTGCCAAAGATATCCGCGTGGTGACCTGGTACATCCAGGCCCGACTGAGCCGCGACGGAGAGAAAGGACTGGCGGAAGGTTTGCTGCTGATGGTGGCGATGTTGTCACGCTACGGCAAACGTTGCCATCCTCAGCGCCCTGTTGCCCGGAAAGCCGCACTGGAGTGGCTCAGCAGTACAAAAATGCTCGATACACTCTCACTCTGGCCGGAAGTAGACCGGGACGATGCCGCGCTCATTGCTGGAGCGATCAGTCTGCTGGCAAATGCCGTCGCTGACTGGCCTGAGAATGAAAAACCGTCTTTTGCCGGACTCTGCACGGCGCTTGAGAATCGTCTGGCGCGTTCCGGTGGGATGGACGCATTAATTCCCCAGAACAGCAGCGCCCCTGATTCCGGGTACGAATCTGTCCATTCTCAGTCCCCCCAGCTTACGCCCGTCAAGTCCGGACGCGATTTACTCGACCAGGCAAAGTTACTTTCCCGCTGGCTGGGTGAGCAACCACAGGGCTGGCTGGCCTCCCACCGGCTGATGAAAACCGTACGCTGGGATACCGTCGATCAAATCCCCCCGCTGGACAGCAGTGGCCGTTCCCGCCTGGTTCCGCCGAAACCAGAGTACCGGGCACAGCTGAAACGGCTGTACCTGCAAAAAAACTGGGCTGAGCTGGTGGAGCAGGCCAGTCAGATGTACTGCGAAGGGGTAAACCATTTCTGGCTCGATCTTCAGTGGTATCTCTGGCAGGGGCTCAGTCATGCGGGTCAACCGTGGGAGAGCTGGTCTGATTCCGTGCTGCTGGATCTGCGCCTGTTCCTGAAGCGTATGCCGGGGCTGGAGGGACTGGCCTGGAATGATGGTACTCCGTTTGCCGATGAGGTCACCACAGGCTGGATAGCCGAAAAGGTGAATGAAGAAACGCGGATGTTTGGAGATGAACCAGCAACGGTAGTCAACGGGCAGGGAGACGATGTGCTGTTACTCGAATCCGAAGCGATGGAGAAGGGAGACAGTGAAGGACCCGAGTCGGCACTGGCCTGGCTTCAGTCCCGACCGGGGCTGGACACTCCCCGGCAGCGCTGGCTGGTGCGTCTGCTCATGGCCCGGGTTGCTGAGCAGTACGGCCGTAATGAAATGGCGCTGCATTTGCTGGGTGAACTGACTGCCAGCGCCCCACAACTGACGCTGGGCGACTGGGAGCCGGGTTTGTTATTTGAGGTGCAGGCTCGCCGTCTGAAGCTTCTGCGTATGAAAGCCGGTCGCAGTGAAAGTGATAAAACCCGACTGATGCCTGAGATGGATACGCTACTGGCAGGTCTGATTGCTATCGATCCTGCCCGTGCCATGGTGCTCTGTGGCTAA
- the tssJ gene encoding type VI secretion system lipoprotein TssJ, whose protein sequence is MATVTRWWALTLVACGLLSGCGLTQTVTDGTVSLTKSIFYKHIKTLHLDFTPRTAVNADGAQTPLATMVRVYQLKDRKGVDAADYQTLLRNADTVLKEDVLASKELLVMPNGSVSLNMPMDENAQFVAVVALFNRPDMKDNRWRKVLTRDDLDPDKPRTLELGDGWINLVPVKE, encoded by the coding sequence ATGGCAACAGTTACCCGCTGGTGGGCGCTGACGCTTGTCGCCTGCGGTCTGCTTTCAGGCTGCGGTCTGACCCAGACCGTCACGGATGGCACAGTCAGTCTGACGAAATCCATCTTCTATAAACACATTAAAACCCTTCATCTGGACTTCACGCCGCGTACCGCCGTCAATGCCGATGGCGCACAGACGCCACTGGCGACAATGGTCCGGGTCTATCAGCTCAAGGACCGTAAAGGTGTGGATGCTGCTGATTATCAGACGTTGCTGCGTAACGCCGATACGGTACTCAAAGAGGATGTGCTGGCGTCAAAAGAGCTGCTGGTGATGCCCAACGGCAGCGTGTCGCTCAATATGCCGATGGATGAAAATGCGCAGTTCGTGGCGGTGGTTGCCCTGTTCAACCGACCGGATATGAAAGACAACCGCTGGCGGAAGGTCTTGACCCGTGATGACCTCGATCCGGACAAACCGCGCACCCTAGAGCTCGGTGATGGCTGGATCAACCTCGTGCCGGTAAAGGAGTGA
- a CDS encoding DUF2913 family protein: MTPQYQTQITEEQVHLSWCLLVHIAMEEKRSGSGSALKKHILIMKWLKEAQRKKLFPKSVAKTILWLINQGETYGASAKLFNKVTFLHQSGQSDLGDKSDRYRFLLFIETLKSMGWNDVLLPLSEIINIVSKPSTVSAVYTPFETLNIAFSDSDDQLITDLDLYFTGDDSGLPDLLNKCMLNFKITRDKAGVSKVTLHCSNNVEMNLDD; this comes from the coding sequence TTGACACCACAATATCAAACGCAGATCACCGAGGAACAGGTTCATTTGTCCTGGTGCCTTCTGGTCCATATAGCCATGGAAGAAAAACGGTCAGGTTCTGGTTCGGCACTAAAGAAACACATTCTGATCATGAAGTGGTTAAAAGAAGCACAACGTAAGAAGCTTTTTCCTAAATCCGTTGCTAAAACAATTCTCTGGTTAATTAATCAGGGTGAGACATACGGGGCTTCAGCAAAGTTATTCAATAAAGTTACTTTTCTGCATCAATCTGGACAAAGTGATTTGGGGGATAAAAGCGACCGATACCGATTTTTGCTATTCATCGAGACATTAAAATCAATGGGATGGAATGATGTATTACTCCCATTAAGCGAAATCATTAACATCGTGAGTAAACCTTCAACTGTGTCTGCGGTTTATACTCCATTTGAGACGCTAAATATCGCATTTAGCGATAGCGATGACCAGCTGATTACTGACCTGGATTTATATTTTACAGGTGATGACTCAGGGTTGCCCGACTTATTAAACAAGTGCATGCTTAACTTTAAAATCACCAGGGATAAAGCAGGTGTAAGTAAGGTTACTTTGCACTGTTCAAATAATGTGGAGATGAACCTTGACGATTAA
- the tssE gene encoding type VI secretion system baseplate subunit TssE, with the protein MDRKSPSLYEILTGNFTGDLPLELANEEDQVILSVLDNIQRILNSRAGAISHLPDFGLPDMTKILQGMPGTAHELIDTLSGVLLKYEPRLQTLNVTLLEQEVPGELRYAIDAELKGIGLVRYGTEFMPEGKVMLRHLKQQQYLEKHQFI; encoded by the coding sequence ATGGATAGAAAATCTCCCTCCTTATATGAAATTCTCACTGGAAATTTCACAGGTGACCTTCCCCTTGAACTGGCAAATGAAGAGGACCAGGTTATTTTATCCGTACTGGATAATATCCAACGGATATTAAACTCTCGTGCGGGGGCCATCTCTCATTTACCAGATTTCGGTTTGCCGGATATGACTAAAATCCTGCAAGGCATGCCCGGAACCGCCCATGAACTGATAGATACACTTTCCGGTGTTTTGCTGAAGTATGAGCCTCGTTTGCAGACGCTCAATGTCACACTGCTTGAACAGGAAGTACCTGGAGAGCTGCGTTACGCCATCGATGCCGAACTGAAAGGTATTGGGCTTGTGCGGTACGGCACTGAATTCATGCCTGAAGGTAAGGTGATGCTCAGGCATCTGAAACAACAGCAGTATCTGGAAAAACACCAGTTTATTTAA
- the tssF gene encoding type VI secretion system baseplate subunit TssF, translating to MDDLTLRYFEAEMRYLREAGKEFARAHPDRAAMLNLDKPGARDPYVERLFEGFAFLMGRLREKLDDDLPELTEGLVSLLWPHYMRTIPSLAIVEFSPAWQSLRQAETLAEGFSVLSRPVGPHKTACQYRTTRDVPLQPLHLADARLHTETDGRSAIRLRFECPEKVDWSKAGIDKVAIFLNAESPISSALHLAMTRRVHAMHARHAGTRTERHQFDGWCKPMGFDDHDGLWKKADSAFSGYQLLLEYFSFRPKFMFVELRGLETIGLNAASTWFEIDIVLTEAWSSDLPFETENFRLHCAPVINLFTLEADPLTLNPLDNEYLLRPLRLQDGHTEIYSVDNIHGAVKLGKHQYVPFTSFRHRGGMMRHDAPERYFHTRVKRGASGLYDTWLILGGRSFELDQLSEKPESLSMRITGTNGQLPRKALESTLLDRVVKAGKVPVRVLNVSAPTMPLYPPASDRFHWRVMSHLGSNFLSMMDNPEVLRGTLALYDWTDDEMNRRRLEAIVAVKHTLIRRFEKGFMLRGVDIEVTLNMDNFAGEGDVNLFGEMLHRFFALYADIHLFNQLTLVLQPTGKRLRWKEFHSQHVPG from the coding sequence ATGGATGACTTAACCCTGCGCTATTTTGAGGCCGAAATGCGCTACCTGCGTGAGGCCGGTAAAGAATTTGCCCGGGCGCACCCGGACCGGGCGGCAATGCTCAATCTGGATAAACCCGGCGCACGTGATCCTTACGTAGAACGTCTGTTTGAAGGCTTTGCCTTCCTGATGGGGCGACTGCGTGAAAAGCTTGATGATGATTTGCCGGAGCTGACCGAAGGGCTGGTAAGCCTGTTGTGGCCGCACTACATGCGGACCATTCCATCCCTGGCTATCGTTGAGTTTTCTCCCGCGTGGCAAAGTCTTCGCCAGGCGGAAACGCTGGCTGAAGGTTTCTCGGTTCTCTCGCGTCCGGTGGGGCCACACAAAACCGCCTGCCAGTACCGGACCACGCGGGATGTGCCTCTGCAACCACTGCACCTTGCTGATGCGCGTCTTCATACCGAAACCGATGGACGTTCTGCCATCCGCCTGCGTTTTGAATGCCCGGAAAAAGTGGACTGGAGCAAGGCCGGGATCGACAAAGTCGCCATTTTTCTCAATGCCGAAAGCCCGATTAGCTCCGCCCTGCATCTGGCGATGACCCGTCGCGTTCATGCCATGCATGCCCGTCATGCCGGAACCCGCACCGAACGCCATCAGTTTGATGGCTGGTGCAAGCCGATGGGCTTTGATGACCATGACGGACTGTGGAAGAAAGCGGATTCTGCCTTCAGTGGTTATCAGCTGTTGCTTGAATACTTCAGCTTCCGTCCGAAGTTTATGTTTGTTGAGCTGCGGGGTCTTGAAACCATCGGGCTGAATGCGGCCAGTACCTGGTTTGAAATCGACATCGTGCTCACTGAAGCCTGGTCATCCGATCTGCCGTTTGAGACCGAGAACTTCCGCCTGCATTGTGCGCCGGTTATCAACCTCTTCACACTCGAAGCCGACCCGCTGACGCTTAACCCACTGGACAATGAATACCTGCTGCGGCCACTGCGTCTTCAGGACGGCCACACCGAGATTTACAGCGTTGATAACATCCACGGTGCGGTGAAACTCGGCAAACATCAGTATGTTCCGTTCACCAGTTTCCGGCACCGGGGCGGCATGATGCGCCACGATGCACCCGAGCGCTATTTCCATACCCGGGTCAAACGCGGGGCATCGGGCCTTTATGACACCTGGCTTATTCTCGGTGGCCGCTCCTTTGAACTGGATCAGCTGTCTGAGAAACCCGAATCACTCTCGATGCGGATCACCGGCACCAACGGCCAGCTCCCGCGTAAGGCACTGGAAAGCACCCTGTTAGACAGGGTGGTCAAAGCAGGCAAAGTCCCGGTCCGGGTGCTGAATGTTTCTGCCCCGACAATGCCGCTGTATCCACCGGCCAGTGACCGTTTCCACTGGCGGGTCATGAGTCATCTTGGCTCAAACTTCCTCAGCATGATGGATAACCCTGAAGTGCTGCGAGGAACGCTGGCCCTGTATGACTGGACCGACGATGAGATGAACCGCCGTCGCCTTGAAGCCATTGTCGCGGTGAAGCACACGCTTATCCGGCGCTTCGAGAAGGGCTTTATGCTGCGGGGCGTGGATATCGAGGTCACGCTGAACATGGATAATTTTGCAGGTGAGGGGGATGTGAACCTCTTTGGCGAAATGCTGCATCGCTTCTTCGCGCTGTATGCGGATATTCACCTCTTTAACCAGCTCACGCTGGTGCTGCAACCGACAGGGAAACGACTGCGATGGAAAGAATTTCACAGCCAGCACGTACCGGGCTGA